One Salvelinus fontinalis isolate EN_2023a chromosome 27, ASM2944872v1, whole genome shotgun sequence genomic region harbors:
- the LOC129825494 gene encoding ribonuclease H1-like isoform X3, protein MVKGKFFYAVRKGFNPGVYQTWDECKSQVDKFPYASYKKFAAEKDAWAFVRGKATSITPDVSEGTSYEVTLPRRAPEALEYIPIGQKRHYNHVEEEEKEKEVVSPAKRAKPSQEASQDSCASSKSSDGFTYMGDAVVVYTDGCCSGNGKVGARAGIGVYWGRDHPLNVAEPLDGRQTNQRAELQATCKALEQAKEMDIKKLVLYTDSKFTINGVTSWVKNWKLNNWRLKSGGPIINKEDFEKLDKLNEELDVVWLHIPGHAGYLGNEEADRLSREGAAKRLH, encoded by the exons ATGGTGAAAGGCAAATTCTTCTACGCTGTGAGGAAAGGATTCAACCCTGGAGTTTACCAAACTTG GGATGAATGTAAGAGCCAAGTAGACAAGTTCCCATATGCCAGCTACAAGAAGTTTGCTGCTGAAAAGGATGCCTGGGCTTTCGTCAGAGGCAAAGCAACGTCGATAACACCAGACGTGTCAGAGG GAACCAGCTATGAGGTAACACTCCCAAGAAGGGCCCCGGAGGCCCTTGAGTATATTCCCATTGGTCAGAAGAGACACTATAATcacgtggaggaggaggagaaggagaaggaggtggTGTCCCCTGCCAAACGAGCTAAGCCTTCCCAGGAGGCATCTCAAGACAGCTGCGCATCTTCAAAGAGCTCTGATGGATTCACCTACATGG GTGATGCAGTGGTGGTGTACACAGACGGCTGCTGTTCAGGCAATGGGAAGGTCGGAGCCCGAGCTGGGATCGGGGTGTACTGGGGACGTGACCATCCTCT GAATGTAGCAGAACCACTGGATGGAAGACAGACCAACCAGAGGGCAGAATTACAGGCAA CCTGTAAAGCCTTGGAGCAGGCCAAGGAGATGGACATCAAGAAGTTGGTACTCTATACAGACAGCAAGTTCACCATTAATG GCGTCACCAGCTGGGTGAAGAACTGGAAGCTGAACAACTGGAGGCTCAAATCTGGTGGCCCTATCATCAACAAAGAGGACTTTGAAAAACTTGACAAGTTAAATGAAGAGCTGGATGTTGTATGG TTGCACATCCCGGGCCACGCTGGGTACCTAGGAAACGAGGAGGCTGACAGGCTGTCCAGAGAGGGGGCAGCAAAACGTTTACATTAG
- the LOC129825494 gene encoding ribonuclease H1-like isoform X1, with product MFRLPVLYSIIHREVCIGTEEMVKGKFFYAVRKGFNPGVYQTWDECKSQVDKFPYASYKKFAAEKDAWAFVRGKATSITPDVSEGTSYEVTLPRRAPEALEYIPIGQKRHYNHVEEEEKEKEVVSPAKRAKPSQEASQDSCASSKSSDGFTYMGDAVVVYTDGCCSGNGKVGARAGIGVYWGRDHPLNVAEPLDGRQTNQRAELQATCKALEQAKEMDIKKLVLYTDSKFTINGVTSWVKNWKLNNWRLKSGGPIINKEDFEKLDKLNEELDVVWLHIPGHAGYLGNEEADRLSREGAAKRLH from the exons ATGTTCAGGTTACCCGTTCTTTATAGTATAATACACAGGGAAGTCTGCATTGGCACAGAGGAGATGGTGAAAGGCAAATTCTTCTACGCTGTGAGGAAAGGATTCAACCCTGGAGTTTACCAAACTTG GGATGAATGTAAGAGCCAAGTAGACAAGTTCCCATATGCCAGCTACAAGAAGTTTGCTGCTGAAAAGGATGCCTGGGCTTTCGTCAGAGGCAAAGCAACGTCGATAACACCAGACGTGTCAGAGG GAACCAGCTATGAGGTAACACTCCCAAGAAGGGCCCCGGAGGCCCTTGAGTATATTCCCATTGGTCAGAAGAGACACTATAATcacgtggaggaggaggagaaggagaaggaggtggTGTCCCCTGCCAAACGAGCTAAGCCTTCCCAGGAGGCATCTCAAGACAGCTGCGCATCTTCAAAGAGCTCTGATGGATTCACCTACATGG GTGATGCAGTGGTGGTGTACACAGACGGCTGCTGTTCAGGCAATGGGAAGGTCGGAGCCCGAGCTGGGATCGGGGTGTACTGGGGACGTGACCATCCTCT GAATGTAGCAGAACCACTGGATGGAAGACAGACCAACCAGAGGGCAGAATTACAGGCAA CCTGTAAAGCCTTGGAGCAGGCCAAGGAGATGGACATCAAGAAGTTGGTACTCTATACAGACAGCAAGTTCACCATTAATG GCGTCACCAGCTGGGTGAAGAACTGGAAGCTGAACAACTGGAGGCTCAAATCTGGTGGCCCTATCATCAACAAAGAGGACTTTGAAAAACTTGACAAGTTAAATGAAGAGCTGGATGTTGTATGG TTGCACATCCCGGGCCACGCTGGGTACCTAGGAAACGAGGAGGCTGACAGGCTGTCCAGAGAGGGGGCAGCAAAACGTTTACATTAG
- the LOC129825494 gene encoding ribonuclease H1-like isoform X2: protein MGTRNIIHREVCIGTEEMVKGKFFYAVRKGFNPGVYQTWDECKSQVDKFPYASYKKFAAEKDAWAFVRGKATSITPDVSEGTSYEVTLPRRAPEALEYIPIGQKRHYNHVEEEEKEKEVVSPAKRAKPSQEASQDSCASSKSSDGFTYMGDAVVVYTDGCCSGNGKVGARAGIGVYWGRDHPLNVAEPLDGRQTNQRAELQATCKALEQAKEMDIKKLVLYTDSKFTINGVTSWVKNWKLNNWRLKSGGPIINKEDFEKLDKLNEELDVVWLHIPGHAGYLGNEEADRLSREGAAKRLH, encoded by the exons ATGGGAACACGGAA TATAATACACAGGGAAGTCTGCATTGGCACAGAGGAGATGGTGAAAGGCAAATTCTTCTACGCTGTGAGGAAAGGATTCAACCCTGGAGTTTACCAAACTTG GGATGAATGTAAGAGCCAAGTAGACAAGTTCCCATATGCCAGCTACAAGAAGTTTGCTGCTGAAAAGGATGCCTGGGCTTTCGTCAGAGGCAAAGCAACGTCGATAACACCAGACGTGTCAGAGG GAACCAGCTATGAGGTAACACTCCCAAGAAGGGCCCCGGAGGCCCTTGAGTATATTCCCATTGGTCAGAAGAGACACTATAATcacgtggaggaggaggagaaggagaaggaggtggTGTCCCCTGCCAAACGAGCTAAGCCTTCCCAGGAGGCATCTCAAGACAGCTGCGCATCTTCAAAGAGCTCTGATGGATTCACCTACATGG GTGATGCAGTGGTGGTGTACACAGACGGCTGCTGTTCAGGCAATGGGAAGGTCGGAGCCCGAGCTGGGATCGGGGTGTACTGGGGACGTGACCATCCTCT GAATGTAGCAGAACCACTGGATGGAAGACAGACCAACCAGAGGGCAGAATTACAGGCAA CCTGTAAAGCCTTGGAGCAGGCCAAGGAGATGGACATCAAGAAGTTGGTACTCTATACAGACAGCAAGTTCACCATTAATG GCGTCACCAGCTGGGTGAAGAACTGGAAGCTGAACAACTGGAGGCTCAAATCTGGTGGCCCTATCATCAACAAAGAGGACTTTGAAAAACTTGACAAGTTAAATGAAGAGCTGGATGTTGTATGG TTGCACATCCCGGGCCACGCTGGGTACCTAGGAAACGAGGAGGCTGACAGGCTGTCCAGAGAGGGGGCAGCAAAACGTTTACATTAG